From Zingiber officinale cultivar Zhangliang chromosome 5B, Zo_v1.1, whole genome shotgun sequence, the proteins below share one genomic window:
- the LOC121987795 gene encoding uncharacterized protein LOC121987795 produces the protein MGGSWVRIITSPFRKAYTIISSPRDKKSQAVSGDGRSGPLELHGEVMACAYEDVRVMWSMLDKTRRAGEHVAAAS, from the exons ATGGGCGGCTCTTGGGTTCGCATCATCACCTCTCCCTTCAGGAAAGCCTACACGATCATCAGCTCGCCCCGGGACAAGAAATCCCAAGCAG TTTCAGGGGATGGCCGGAGTGGACCGCTGGAGCTGCACGGGGAGGTGATGGCGTGCGCGTACGAGGACGTCCGGGTGATGTGGTCGATGCTCGACAAAACGAGGAGGGCCGGAGAACACGTCGCGGCCGCCTCGTGA
- the LOC121986987 gene encoding uncharacterized protein LOC121986987 translates to MKETETIDEFAGKLSALSSKFSTLGATLEDSSLVKKLLDSVPDKFFPIVVGIEQFYDLESIPFEEAIGRLKAYEERTLRLRSNTNDTEGELLLTHAEWQMRQKGSNVDTSSGGKGCGSSSPSRGKWRGRGRGRGHGRGTQRQDNAGGTSGNNSGTRDKRHIKCFNCEKMGHYASECYNKRRDDEAHLTCATDEEPALMMTVSHEESDTRRERQDTILLSEDRLLPEMYRGVKKEDKDVWYLDNETGNEVHMEKDIMKVIDRSGKLLMRVKRTQNRLYKLLGEKKLAVDVPPLPQPNKLCEVCVVAKHARSPFPHQANFRATKPLELLHADIYGPISPSTLAAKKDVFQAFKKFKSVTENTTEYKIKTLRIDRGGEFLSTEFTRFCENEGIERHLTAPYTPQQNGVVERHNRTVMAMARSLLKGTHMPARFWGEAVRHTVYLLNRLPTKVLGGRTPFEAWMGRKPHLAHLRVFGCVAYVKNATPHLKKLDDRSSPMVYLGVEEGCKAHRLFDPRHGKLQVSRDVVFQENSEWTWTAGANHEENLPEFMVEDALDTDEVIVVVDIEAGTEDVAPPTTAVVPMTRASSPSTSSSSTHTTTSPDSHEGPVRFRSIADIYANTEEVVGIDEEENEEMLMMSEEPTYYQE, encoded by the exons ATGAAAGAGACCGAAacgattgatgagtttgctggcaaactcaGCGCCCTAAGCAGCAAGTTCTCCACCCTTGGTGCCACGCTTGAAGATTCCTCATTGGTAAAAAAATTGCTCGATTCTGTCCCTGATAAATTCTTTCCTATTGTTGTTGGTATTGAGCAATTCTACGACCTTGAGTCTATACCATTTGAGGAGGCTATAGGGCGACTGAAGGCGTACGAAGAACGAACGCTACGACTACGCAGCAACACCAACGACACTGAAGGTGAGCTCCTATTAACTCATGCCGAATGGCAAATGCGACAGAAGGGGAGCAACGTGGACACTTCGTCAGGAGGAAAGGGGTGTGGGTCCAGCAGCCCTAGTCGTGGCAAATGGCGTGGACGTGGGCGAGGGCGCGGTCATGGCCGTGGTACGCAACGCCAAGACAATGCAGGAGGGACTAGCGGCAACAACAGTGGCACTCGAGACAAGAGACATATAAAATGTTTCAATTGCGAGAAAATGGGGCATTATGCGTCTGAATGCTACAACAAGCGGCGTGATgatgaggctcacctcacttgTGCCACCGATGAAGAGCCGGCACTGATGATGACTGTGTCCCACGAGGAGTCTGACACTAGGCGTGAGCGGCAGGATACCATTCTGCTCAGTGAAGATAGGTTGCTACCGGAGATGTACCGCGGCGTTAAGAAAGAAGATAAAGACGTATGGTACCTTGACAACG AAACTGGGAACGAAGTGCACATGGAGAAAGATATcatgaaggtgattgataggagcgggaagCTCTTGATGCGGGTAAAGCGAACACAAAATCGCTTGTACAAG CTGTTAGGGGAGAAGAAATTGGCAGTTGATGTGCCTCCATTGCCCCAGCCAAACAAGCTTTGCGAGGTATGTGTGGTCGCTAAACATGCAAGGTCACCATTCCCGCACCAAGCAAACTTTAGAGCGACAAAGCCGTTGGAACTTCTCCATGCTGATATTTACGGGCCAATTTCACCAAGTACACTGGCTg CAAAGAAAGATGTATTCCAAGCATTCAAGAAATTCAAGTCCGTGACGGAGAACACGACTGAGTACAAAATCAAAACACTTCGGATAGACCGTGGCGGTgagtttctatccacagagttcaCTCGATTCTGTGAAAATGAAGGGATCGAGCGGCACCTTACGGCTCCctacacaccccaacagaatggcgtTGTAGAGCGCCATAATCGCACTGTGATGGCCATGGCAAGATCTCTCCTCAAGGGTACACATATGCCGGCAAGGTTCTGGGGAGAGGCAGTTAGGCATACTGTCTATCTGCTAAATCGTCTCCCAACTAAGGTGCTAGGAGGCCGTACCCCATTTGAAGCCTGGATGGGGAGAAAACCACATCTCGCCCACTTGAGAGTGTTCGGTTGTGTTGCATACGTGAAAAATGCAACCCCTCACCTGAAGAAACTTGACGATAGAAGTTCACCCATGGTATACTTGGGTGTCGAGGAAGGCTGCAAAGCTCATCGTCTATTTGATCCAAGGCATGGCAAGCTACAAGTAAGTAGAGATGTAGTATTTCAAGAAAATAGTGAATGGACATGGACTGCAGGTGCTAACCATGAAGAAAACTTACCGGAGTTTATGGTGGAGGATGCACTCGACACCGACGAGGTGATTGTTGTAGTAGACATTGAGGCAGGAACAGAAGATGTCGCACCACCGACAACAGCCGTGGTACCCATGACAAGAGCATCAAGTCCGTCTACATCATCATCGAGCACCCATACAACTACCTCACCTGACTCTCATGAAGGGCCAGTTCGGTTTAGGTCCATTGCCGATATCTATGCCAACACTGAGGAAGTGGTTGGTATTGATGAAGAAGAGAATGAGGAAATGCTGATGATGTCTGAAGAGCCGACCTATTACCAAGAGTAG
- the LOC121987796 gene encoding hydrophobic protein LTI6B-like, producing MADEGTANCIDILIAVLLPPLGVFLKFGCQVEFWICLLLTLFGYIPGIVYAVYAITK from the exons ATGGCGGACGAGGGCACCGCGAATTGCATCGATATTCTTATCGCCGTCCTCCTCCCTCCTCTCGGTGTCTTCCTCAAGTTCGGATGCCAG GTGGAGTTCTGGATCTGTCTCCTGTTGACGCTCTTCGGCTACATCCCAGGAATCGTCTACGCTGTGTATGCTATCACCAAATAA
- the LOC121986988 gene encoding uncharacterized protein LOC121986988 — protein MVAAVPAYRRRWPPVAGRLPESYDATSRATPSVSADCVVIGGGINRLCTAQSFLTNAWAAPEVKEQLNRRQHHHHREGCLPAFRYHALHANDNAALGYLFKDTMSQLASSSNREITLAIINDIGDKFFSLMVDEARDSSVKVHMGIVLRYVNKEGCVIERFLAVVHVPDISSHSLKMAIDTLFVQHGLSLSRLRGQGYDGASNMRGEFNGLKSLILQENPFAMYVHCFSHQLQLVLVAIAHDNFTMSKFFGYITMIVNISGASCKRRDQLRKIQHDKIIVELESGEITSGKGKNQETSLARPGDTRWGSHYLTLLRLCSMWSSVIEVLGNIHDDASFSVNKGVAAGLIEKMESYQFVFVLHLMKYILGITNELSLSLQQGDQNIVQAMSLVRSVKCRLQDFREDGWQIILEQVNTFSELNMIPILDMEDNMLTRGHGRRRGQLITNFHHYRVEIFCQKLVATEKHLVFPLVYRMIELALVLPVATASVERVFSTMKTMKTVKTDLRNRMGDEWMNDSLVNPIASSCIDSSTVAVADFCANQEMKLTYGRKVMENQSSIKWDNGKTLEF, from the exons ATGGTCGCCGCCGTTCCCGCCTATCGCCGTCGATGGCCTCCGGTTGCAGGACGCCTTCCTGAATCGTATGATGCAACGTCGCGAGCGACCCCGAGTGTCTCAGCGGACTGTGTCGTGATTGGCGGCGGAATCAACAGACTCTGCACGGCGCAGTCGTTTTTAACGAATGCCTGGGCGGCGCCGGAGGTGAAGGAACAGTTAAATCGGCGGCAACATCACCACCATCGAGAGGGATGTCTTCCAGCCTTCCGATACCATGCTCTCCATGCCAACGACAACGCAGCGCT GGGTTACCTTTTCAAGGACACGATGAGTCAACTAGCTAGTTCTTCAAATAGAG AGATCACACTTGCTATAATCAATGATATTGGAGATAAATTCTTTTCTTTGATGGTTGATGAGGCTCGGGACAGTTCAGTGAAGGTGCATATGGGAATTGTTTTGAGGTATGTGAATAAAGAAGGATGTGTGATTGAACGATTTCTTGCGGTTGTGCATGTGCCTGACATTAGTTCTCATTCTTTGAAAATGGCTATTGATACTTTATTTGTGCAACATGGTTTATCATTATCTAGATTGAGAGGCCAAGGATATGATGGAGCTTCAAATATGCGTGGCGAATTTAATGGATTGAAATCCCTGATACTACAAGAAAATCCATTTGCAATGTATGTTCATTGTTTCTCTCATCAGCTCCAATTAGTTCTTGTTGCTATTGCCCATGACAATTTTACTATGAGTAAATTTTTTGGGTATATAACCATGATTGTGAATATATCTGGAGcatcttgtaagaggagagatcaaCTTAGAAAGATTCAACATGATAAGATAATTGTTGAATTGGAAAGTGGAGAAATTACTAgtggaaaaggaaaaaatcaagaaACTAGTTTAGCAAGACCTGGAGATACTCGTTGGGGATCACACTACTTAACATTACTTCGTTTATGCTCTATGTGGTCTTCAGTGATAGAAGTGTTAGGAAATATACATGATGATGCCTCTTTTTCTGTGAATAAAGGTGTTGCCGCAGGTTTAATTGAGAAGATGGAGAGTTATCAATTTGTTTTTGTGTTACATTTGATGAAGTATATATTGGGAATTACAAATGAGTTATCACTTTCCCTACAACAAGGGGATCAAAATATTGTTCAAGCCATGTCCTTGGTTAGAAGTGTGAAATGTCGACTACAAGACTTCAGGGAAGATGGATGGCAGATAATTTTGGAACAAGTTAACACATTTTCTGAATTGAATATGATTCCAATACTTGATATGGAGGACAACATGCTAACTCGTGGACATGGTAGGCGTAGAGGGCAACTCATCACCAATTTTCATCATTATCGTGTGGAGATTTTTTGtcag AAATTGGTTGCGACTGAAAAACATTTGGTGTTCCCATTGGTTTATCGTATGATAGAGTTGGCATTAGTTTTACCAGTTGCAACTGCTTCGGTTGAACGAGTTTTTTCTACAATGAAGACTATGAAGACTGTGAAGACTGATTTACGCAATAGAATGggagatgaatggatgaatgaCAGTCTAGTT AATCCAATTGCCTCCTCTTGTATCGACTCGTCGACCGTCGCAGTCGCAGACTTCTGTGCCAACCAGGAAATGAAGCTCACCTATGGAAGAAAG GTTATGGAGAATCAGTCGAGTATTAAGTGGGACAATGGAAAGACTCTCGAGTTCTAG